From Bordetella flabilis, the proteins below share one genomic window:
- a CDS encoding aminopeptidase P N-terminal domain-containing protein has product MSLPPDDVSPHIARRKRLQDYMHSLGGGIALLPAARPAMRNRDADYPYRQDSDFLYLTGFPEPDAWLVLIAGKDDRAILFCRNKDETRELWEGVRLGPDAAVARLGFDEAYGIERLDELLPGLLLDRPTLFARLLQDERVDQTVRRALEGARQQGRSGQRPPASQHDPLPFLAEMRLIKDPTEIATMRRAAKISAGAHARAMRHTRPGMREYEIEAELLYEFRRHGAQSVAYNAIVAAGPNACILHYPAGDAELRDGQLLLIDAGCEVDGYAADITRTFPVNGRYSGPQRLLYDLTVAAQDAARQATRPGVSWNDSHEAAVRVLAQGLIDAGLLQGSLDGVLESKAYNRFYMHRTGHWLGLDVHDVGDYRDPGAPSGVDRPWRLLEKGMVLTIEPGLYVRPAEDVPEAYWNIGIRTEDDALVTDEGCELITRAVPADAQEIEALMRE; this is encoded by the coding sequence ATGAGCCTGCCTCCCGACGACGTAAGCCCTCATATCGCCCGCCGCAAGCGGCTGCAGGACTACATGCACAGCCTGGGGGGCGGCATCGCCCTGCTGCCGGCGGCGCGACCGGCGATGCGCAATCGCGACGCCGACTACCCTTACCGCCAGGACAGCGATTTCCTCTACCTGACCGGCTTTCCGGAACCGGATGCCTGGCTGGTGCTCATTGCCGGCAAGGACGACCGCGCCATCCTGTTCTGCCGGAACAAGGATGAAACACGCGAACTATGGGAGGGCGTGCGCCTCGGGCCGGACGCGGCCGTCGCGCGCCTGGGCTTCGACGAGGCCTATGGCATCGAGCGCCTGGATGAACTGTTGCCCGGCCTGCTCCTGGACCGGCCCACGCTCTTCGCCCGCCTGCTGCAGGACGAGCGCGTCGACCAGACCGTGCGCCGCGCGCTGGAAGGCGCGCGCCAACAGGGCCGAAGCGGACAACGTCCACCCGCGAGCCAGCATGATCCCCTGCCCTTCCTCGCGGAAATGCGGCTTATCAAGGACCCGACCGAAATCGCGACCATGCGCCGGGCAGCGAAGATCTCCGCCGGGGCGCACGCGCGGGCCATGCGGCATACACGGCCGGGCATGCGCGAATACGAGATCGAAGCCGAACTGCTGTACGAGTTCCGGCGGCACGGGGCGCAATCGGTGGCCTACAACGCGATCGTCGCGGCCGGACCGAACGCCTGCATCCTGCATTACCCCGCGGGCGATGCCGAGTTGCGCGATGGACAACTGCTGTTGATCGATGCCGGCTGCGAAGTCGACGGCTATGCGGCCGACATCACGCGCACCTTTCCGGTGAACGGCCGCTACAGCGGGCCGCAGCGCCTGCTATACGACCTGACGGTGGCGGCGCAGGATGCCGCGCGCCAAGCGACCCGTCCCGGCGTGTCCTGGAACGACAGCCATGAGGCCGCGGTGCGCGTCCTGGCGCAGGGCTTGATCGATGCCGGCCTGCTCCAGGGCAGCCTGGACGGCGTGCTGGAATCCAAGGCCTACAACCGCTTCTATATGCACCGTACCGGGCATTGGCTTGGCCTGGATGTGCATGACGTCGGGGACTATCGCGACCCGGGGGCGCCCTCCGGGGTGGACCGCCCATGGCGGCTGCTCGAAAAAGGCATGGTGCTGACCATCGAACCCGGCCTTTATGTACGCCCGGCCGAAGACGTGCCGGAGGCCTACTGGAACATCGGCATCCGCACCGAGGATGACGCCCTCGTCACCGACGAAGGCTGCGAGCTCATCACGCGCGCGGTGCCCGCGGACGCGCAGGAAATCGAAGCATTGATGCGGGAATAG
- a CDS encoding TM2 domain-containing protein, whose amino-acid sequence MVDASSALRSAPRAPRTKVRAGLLALFFGWLGAHWWYLGRRGAALMTLFALACLAATRWFPVWYDNPAFFLLFIPMTAGFIESVVLCLRADDKFDRAYNPGLQAPSRTGWGPVLVALAALLIGSIATMFAIAMVVVYVWTAMGWLDGYVL is encoded by the coding sequence ATGGTCGATGCTTCCTCCGCGCTTCGTTCCGCCCCTCGTGCCCCGCGCACCAAGGTGCGCGCCGGCCTGCTCGCCCTGTTCTTTGGCTGGCTGGGTGCGCACTGGTGGTACCTGGGACGGCGTGGCGCCGCGCTGATGACGCTGTTCGCGCTGGCCTGCCTGGCCGCCACGCGCTGGTTTCCGGTCTGGTACGACAATCCGGCCTTCTTCCTGCTCTTCATTCCCATGACCGCCGGCTTCATCGAGAGCGTGGTCCTGTGCCTGCGCGCGGACGACAAATTCGACCGGGCATACAACCCGGGCCTGCAAGCGCCGTCGCGCACGGGCTGGGGCCCGGTGCTCGTGGCGTTGGCCGCGCTGCTGATCGGCTCCATCGCCACCATGTTCGCCATCGCCATGGTGGTGGTGTACGTGTGGACGGCCATGGGCTGGCTGGACGGCTACGTGCTCTGA
- a CDS encoding FAD-dependent monooxygenase, producing the protein MTASAFPIAILGAGPVGQALALMLARAAPDPAGIVLIHGAPPLPAATAGSSPDTRVLALNHGSLVLLETLAARPRGAAAIHTIHVSQRGRLGHTVIRHGDFGVPQLGGVAPYPAVREALARAVGEAGITVRHVQGARIGAQDSAGVTVRAEDGAELRCAVAVVSDGAAAGQLRREYGQDAVLATVRATRPRPGWAYERFTREGPLALLPHPSGDDCYAVVWCCAPAHAAAVAALDDAGFSRALNLAFGERLGNLSCIAPRHVAPLSMSLRRSQVDGRTVAIGNAAQTLHPVAGQGLNLGLRDAAALAQALAPWLRDAARDPADALRGFARARRSDRWITAALTDLLPRVFATGLAPVEHACGLALLALDLSSPLRAPLARHLLQGWRA; encoded by the coding sequence ATGACTGCTTCCGCATTTCCTATCGCCATCCTGGGCGCGGGCCCCGTGGGGCAGGCGCTGGCGCTGATGCTTGCGCGCGCCGCGCCCGACCCGGCCGGCATCGTGCTCATCCACGGCGCCCCGCCCTTGCCCGCCGCGACGGCCGGCAGCAGTCCGGACACCCGTGTGCTGGCGCTGAACCATGGCAGCCTGGTCCTGCTGGAAACGCTGGCCGCGCGACCCCGCGGGGCCGCGGCCATCCATACCATCCATGTATCGCAACGCGGCCGGCTGGGGCATACGGTCATACGGCATGGCGATTTCGGCGTCCCGCAGCTGGGCGGCGTGGCGCCCTATCCGGCCGTGCGGGAAGCGCTGGCGCGGGCTGTAGGCGAAGCGGGCATCACGGTGCGGCATGTGCAGGGCGCCCGCATCGGCGCCCAGGACAGCGCCGGGGTCACGGTAAGGGCCGAGGACGGCGCCGAGCTGCGCTGTGCCGTCGCGGTCGTGTCCGATGGCGCCGCTGCGGGGCAGCTGCGCCGCGAGTACGGGCAGGATGCCGTCCTCGCCACCGTGCGCGCGACGCGCCCGCGACCCGGGTGGGCCTACGAACGCTTCACCCGCGAAGGTCCCCTGGCGCTGCTGCCGCACCCCAGCGGCGACGATTGCTACGCGGTCGTATGGTGCTGCGCGCCCGCCCATGCGGCGGCCGTCGCCGCGCTGGACGACGCGGGCTTTTCGCGTGCCCTCAACCTGGCATTCGGAGAAAGGCTGGGCAACTTGTCCTGCATCGCACCGCGCCATGTGGCGCCGCTGTCCATGAGCCTGCGGCGCAGCCAGGTGGATGGGCGCACGGTTGCCATCGGCAATGCGGCGCAGACGCTGCACCCGGTCGCCGGCCAAGGCCTGAACCTGGGGTTGCGCGACGCGGCCGCCCTGGCGCAGGCATTGGCGCCGTGGCTGCGCGACGCCGCGCGCGACCCCGCGGACGCGCTGCGCGGCTTTGCCCGGGCCCGGCGCAGCGATCGCTGGATCACCGCCGCGCTGACGGACCTGCTGCCACGGGTATTCGCCACCGGACTGGCCCCGGTTGAACACGCCTGCGGCCTGGCGCTGCTGGCGCTGGACCTGTCCTCGCCGTTGCGCGCACCGCTGGCCCGGCACCTGTTGCAAGGATGGCGCGCCTGA
- the dusB gene encoding tRNA dihydrouridine synthase DusB has protein sequence MRIGPWTLPNNVLVAPMAGVTDRPFRQLCKRLGAGYAVSEMAASNPRLWDSVKTSRRLNHEGEIAPVAVQIAGADPDMMAEAAVFNAGKGACIIDINMGCPVKKVCNVASGSALLRHEDLVARILHAVVGACAPLGVPVTLKTRTGWDRENRNALRIARLAEEAGIAALTLHGRTRADLYTGHAEYDTIRAVKAAVSIPVVANGDIDSPEKARHVLDYTGADAVMIGRAAQGRPWLFREIDHYLRTGARLAPPTYGEMRDLLLEHLDDHYRFYGEHTGVRTARKHIGWYVSGLAGADVFCAGMNRIDDTAAQARAVGAWFDHFPRDGRPGQADCAQALLAA, from the coding sequence ATGCGTATCGGCCCGTGGACTCTTCCCAACAACGTACTGGTCGCGCCCATGGCGGGCGTGACGGACCGGCCATTCCGGCAACTGTGCAAGCGCCTGGGCGCCGGGTACGCGGTGTCGGAAATGGCCGCCAGCAATCCGCGCCTGTGGGATAGCGTGAAGACGTCGCGGCGGTTGAACCATGAAGGGGAGATCGCGCCAGTGGCCGTGCAGATCGCCGGCGCCGACCCGGACATGATGGCCGAAGCCGCCGTGTTCAACGCCGGCAAAGGCGCCTGCATCATCGACATCAACATGGGTTGCCCGGTCAAGAAAGTCTGCAACGTGGCGTCGGGCTCGGCGCTGCTGCGGCACGAGGACCTGGTAGCCCGCATCCTGCATGCCGTCGTGGGTGCCTGCGCGCCGCTGGGCGTGCCGGTGACCCTGAAGACCCGCACCGGCTGGGACCGCGAGAACCGCAATGCGCTGCGCATCGCGCGCCTGGCCGAAGAGGCCGGCATCGCGGCGCTGACACTGCACGGGCGCACGCGCGCGGACCTCTATACCGGCCACGCCGAATATGACACCATCCGCGCCGTCAAGGCGGCGGTCAGCATTCCGGTCGTGGCCAATGGCGATATCGATAGTCCGGAGAAGGCGCGCCATGTCCTCGACTACACTGGCGCCGATGCCGTCATGATAGGCAGGGCGGCCCAGGGCCGGCCCTGGCTGTTCCGCGAGATCGATCATTACCTGCGCACCGGCGCGCGGTTGGCGCCGCCCACGTATGGCGAGATGCGCGACCTCCTGCTGGAGCACCTGGACGATCATTACCGCTTCTACGGCGAGCATACCGGCGTCCGCACCGCACGCAAGCACATCGGCTGGTATGTTTCCGGCCTTGCCGGCGCGGACGTCTTCTGCGCCGGCATGAACCGCATCGACGACACGGCAGCCCAGGCCCGTGCCGTCGGTGCCTGGTTCGACCATTTCCCGCGCGACGGCCGCCCTGGGCAGGCCGATTGCGCGCAAGCCCTGCTGGCGGCCTGA
- a CDS encoding helix-turn-helix domain-containing protein: protein MSKKDVLEECVRASLERYFKDLGDAEPRDMWDMVMRCVERPVLEMAMERAGGNQSRASEMLGITRNTLRKKLLAHNIQV, encoded by the coding sequence ATGAGTAAGAAAGATGTCCTCGAAGAATGCGTACGCGCCAGCCTGGAGCGCTATTTCAAAGACCTGGGCGACGCCGAGCCCCGCGATATGTGGGACATGGTGATGCGTTGCGTCGAGCGGCCGGTCCTGGAAATGGCGATGGAACGCGCCGGCGGGAACCAGTCCCGCGCGTCCGAGATGTTGGGCATCACCCGCAATACCCTGCGCAAGAAGCTGCTCGCGCACAACATCCAGGTTTGA
- the purH gene encoding bifunctional phosphoribosylaminoimidazolecarboxamide formyltransferase/IMP cyclohydrolase: MKIETALLSVSDKTGIVEFARALAARGVRLLSTGGTAKLLAEAGLSVTEVATHTGSPEILDGRVKTLHPKIHGGLLARRDSAEHMATLASHGIDRIDMLVVNLYPFRETIAREGCSFADAIENIDIGGPAMLRAAAKNHGTEAGGVTVIIDPSDYSRVLGEIDAHGGTSYALRLALATKVYAHTAAYDGAIAAYMSSLAEAAPAQDAEPARHAWPETLTIQMRQQQALRYGENPHQSAAFYVDAQRPAGVLGSYRQLQGKELSYNNIADADAAWECVRTFDSAACVIVKHANPCGVAVAEHALEAYRKAFKTDPTSAFGGIIAFNRPVDVAMAEAVSEQFLEVLLAPAYDGAALALLAKKKNVRVLEVPAGAGHNAFDVKRVGGGWLVQTPDAHTASLDDLKVVTRKQPTEQQMRDLMFAWKVAKFVKSNAIVFCADGMTLGVGAGQMSRVDSARIASIKAENAGLTLRGSAVASDAFFPFRDGLDVVVAAGAGCVIQPGGSMRDEEVIAAADEHGIAMVLTGTRHFRH; this comes from the coding sequence ATGAAAATAGAAACCGCTCTCCTCTCGGTCTCCGACAAGACCGGCATCGTTGAATTCGCGCGCGCGCTGGCGGCCCGCGGCGTGCGCCTGCTGTCCACCGGCGGCACCGCGAAACTGCTGGCCGAAGCCGGCTTGTCCGTGACGGAAGTCGCGACGCACACCGGCTCCCCGGAAATCCTCGACGGCCGCGTGAAGACGCTGCATCCGAAAATCCACGGCGGCCTGCTGGCCCGCCGCGACAGCGCCGAACACATGGCCACGCTGGCGTCGCACGGCATCGACCGCATCGATATGCTGGTAGTCAACCTGTATCCGTTTCGCGAGACCATCGCGCGCGAAGGGTGCAGTTTCGCCGACGCGATCGAAAACATCGACATCGGCGGCCCGGCCATGCTGCGCGCCGCCGCCAAGAACCACGGCACCGAGGCCGGGGGCGTGACGGTCATCATCGATCCCTCCGACTACAGCCGAGTGCTGGGCGAGATCGACGCCCATGGCGGCACCTCCTACGCCCTGCGGCTGGCCCTGGCCACCAAGGTGTATGCGCACACGGCGGCCTACGACGGCGCCATCGCCGCGTACATGAGCAGCCTGGCCGAAGCGGCTCCGGCCCAGGATGCCGAGCCCGCGCGCCACGCGTGGCCGGAGACGCTGACGATCCAGATGCGGCAACAGCAGGCCCTGCGCTATGGCGAGAATCCGCACCAGTCGGCGGCCTTCTACGTGGACGCGCAACGTCCCGCCGGCGTATTGGGCAGCTACCGCCAGCTGCAAGGCAAGGAGCTTTCCTATAACAACATCGCGGACGCGGATGCCGCCTGGGAATGCGTGCGCACCTTCGATAGCGCGGCCTGCGTCATCGTCAAGCATGCCAACCCCTGCGGGGTCGCGGTGGCCGAACACGCGCTGGAGGCCTACCGCAAGGCCTTCAAGACCGACCCCACCTCTGCCTTCGGCGGCATCATCGCGTTCAACCGGCCGGTGGACGTCGCCATGGCGGAAGCGGTCAGCGAACAGTTCCTGGAAGTGTTGCTGGCTCCGGCCTACGACGGCGCCGCGCTGGCATTGCTGGCCAAGAAGAAGAACGTGCGCGTGCTGGAAGTACCGGCCGGCGCCGGCCACAATGCCTTCGACGTCAAGCGGGTGGGCGGCGGATGGCTGGTGCAGACGCCGGACGCCCACACCGCGTCGCTGGACGATCTGAAGGTGGTGACCCGCAAGCAGCCGACCGAGCAGCAGATGCGCGACCTGATGTTCGCATGGAAGGTGGCCAAGTTCGTGAAGTCCAACGCCATCGTGTTCTGCGCCGACGGCATGACTCTGGGTGTCGGCGCCGGCCAGATGAGCCGCGTCGACTCCGCCCGCATCGCCTCCATCAAGGCCGAGAACGCGGGCCTGACGCTGCGCGGATCGGCGGTTGCCTCCGACGCCTTCTTCCCCTTCCGCGACGGCCTGGACGTGGTGGTCGCGGCCGGCGCGGGCTGCGTGATCCAGCCCGGTGGCAGCATGCGGGACGAGGAAGTCATCGCGGCGGCCGACGAGCATGGCATCGCGATGGTGCTGACGGGCACCCGCCACTTCCGCCACTGA
- the ruvC gene encoding crossover junction endodeoxyribonuclease RuvC — translation MRILGVDPGLRRTGFGVIDAEGSRLRYVASGTVVVPPVQALSDRLKVILDNLREIVRETRPDVAALEIVFLNTNPASTLLLGQARGAALCAMADTGLAVHEYTALQIKKSVVGSGRAAKEQVQAMVQRLLALDGLPAPDSADALACAICHAHVGPLADRLALLSNSTAPGRMRLRGGRLSG, via the coding sequence ATGCGTATCCTGGGCGTCGATCCCGGCCTGCGCCGCACCGGCTTCGGCGTCATCGACGCCGAAGGATCACGGCTGCGCTATGTGGCCAGCGGCACGGTGGTGGTGCCGCCGGTGCAGGCGCTGTCGGACCGCCTGAAAGTCATCCTGGACAACCTGCGCGAAATCGTGCGCGAGACCCGGCCCGACGTGGCCGCGCTGGAGATCGTGTTCCTCAACACCAATCCGGCGTCCACGCTGCTGCTGGGCCAGGCACGCGGCGCGGCCCTGTGCGCCATGGCCGATACCGGCCTGGCCGTGCACGAGTACACCGCGCTGCAGATCAAGAAGTCCGTGGTGGGTTCGGGCCGCGCCGCCAAGGAGCAGGTACAGGCCATGGTGCAACGGCTGCTCGCGCTGGACGGCCTGCCGGCGCCCGACTCCGCGGATGCGCTCGCATGCGCCATCTGCCACGCGCATGTCGGCCCGCTGGCGGACCGGCTTGCCCTATTGAGCAACTCCACCGCGCCGGGCCGCATGCGCCTGCGCGGCGGCCGGCTGTCCGGCTGA
- the ruvA gene encoding Holliday junction branch migration protein RuvA, whose protein sequence is MIGRITGTLIEKSPPTVCIDVNGVGYDIDVPMSTLYSLPETGARVTLYTHLTVREDAHLLYGFATPAERSAFRELIKVSGIGARIALAVLSGMSVNDLAQAITLQESGRLTRVPGIGKKTAERLLLEMRGKLGADIGATAHAVPDSQSDILNALLALGYSDKESLAALKGLPEGVGVSDGIRQALKALAR, encoded by the coding sequence ATGATCGGACGAATCACTGGCACGTTGATCGAGAAGTCACCGCCCACCGTATGCATCGATGTGAACGGTGTGGGCTATGACATCGACGTACCCATGAGCACGCTGTACTCGCTGCCCGAAACCGGGGCGCGCGTCACGCTTTACACGCATCTGACGGTGCGCGAAGACGCGCATCTGCTGTACGGATTCGCCACGCCGGCGGAGCGCAGCGCGTTCCGCGAACTCATCAAGGTCAGCGGCATCGGCGCGCGCATCGCGCTGGCCGTGCTGTCCGGGATGTCCGTGAACGACCTGGCGCAAGCCATTACCTTGCAGGAGTCCGGCCGCCTGACGCGGGTGCCCGGCATAGGCAAGAAAACCGCAGAGCGCCTGCTGCTGGAGATGCGCGGCAAGCTGGGCGCGGACATCGGCGCGACCGCGCACGCGGTGCCGGACAGCCAATCGGACATCCTGAACGCCTTGCTGGCGCTGGGCTATTCGGACAAGGAATCGTTGGCCGCGCTCAAGGGCCTGCCCGAAGGCGTCGGCGTATCGGACGGCATACGGCAGGCCTTGAAGGCACTGGCCCGCTGA
- a CDS encoding complex I NDUFA9 subunit family protein codes for MRILVIGGTGFIGRHLVARLGVAGHRIYVPTRLFARGRDLQVVPTVTLQQADVHDDAVLDRLMGDCDAVINLVGVLHGDHGRPYGKTFRRMHVDLPRRIAEHCRRHGVRRLIHVSALGADPQGPSMYLRSKGDGEAAVRDAFGTTPPGGWTIVRPSVVFGHDDNFTNLFARLARWLPVLPLAGAHARMQPVYVEDVAVAIGAMLGNPHACGKVYELAGPQVHTLGEIAGMCAKWSGHPRLVVNVPMGIGRAQAAVLACLPGTPLMSPDNLDSLKVDSVAHEPMAPELGIVPLAMEAVVPGYVGRPRARGI; via the coding sequence ATGCGCATCCTTGTCATAGGGGGCACGGGCTTCATCGGTCGTCACCTGGTGGCGCGCCTGGGCGTGGCGGGGCATCGGATATATGTGCCCACGCGGCTATTTGCCCGCGGCCGCGATCTTCAGGTAGTACCCACGGTGACCCTGCAACAGGCCGACGTGCACGATGACGCGGTGCTGGACCGATTGATGGGCGATTGCGACGCGGTGATCAACCTGGTCGGCGTCCTGCATGGCGACCACGGCCGTCCGTATGGCAAGACCTTCCGGCGCATGCACGTGGACCTGCCGCGGCGTATCGCGGAACACTGCCGCCGCCATGGCGTGCGGCGCCTGATCCATGTCAGTGCATTGGGCGCGGATCCGCAGGGGCCCAGCATGTACCTGCGCTCCAAGGGCGATGGCGAGGCCGCGGTCCGCGACGCCTTCGGCACGACACCTCCCGGCGGTTGGACCATCGTGCGGCCCTCGGTGGTGTTCGGACACGACGACAATTTCACGAACCTTTTCGCGCGGCTGGCGCGCTGGCTACCGGTATTGCCGCTGGCCGGCGCGCATGCCCGCATGCAGCCGGTGTATGTCGAGGACGTCGCCGTCGCCATCGGCGCCATGCTGGGCAATCCCCATGCATGCGGCAAGGTCTACGAGCTGGCCGGACCGCAGGTCCATACCCTGGGCGAGATCGCCGGCATGTGTGCGAAATGGAGCGGCCATCCCCGCCTGGTGGTGAATGTCCCCATGGGCATCGGCCGCGCGCAGGCGGCCGTGCTGGCCTGCCTGCCCGGCACGCCGTTGATGAGCCCGGACAATCTGGACAGCCTGAAAGTCGACAGCGTCGCCCATGAGCCCATGGCGCCGGAACTGGGCATCGTCCCGTTGGCGATGGAAGCCGTGGTCCCGGGCTATGTCGGCCGGCCGCGAGCACGCGGGATATGA
- a CDS encoding threo-3-hydroxy-L-aspartate ammonia-lyase, with the protein MSRELPTYADVVAASERLAGAAHRTPVLTSSTADARTGARVFFKCENFQRMGAFKFRGGYNAIARLTPAQRAAGVLTFSSGNHAQAIALAARLQGVSATIIMPLDAPAAKRAATEGYGGKVVTYDRYKEDREAVATRLQAETGATLIPPYDHADVIAGQGTAAKELFEEAGELDYLFVCLGGGGLLSGSLLSAAALSPSCKVYGVEPEAGNDGQQSLRAGRVVPIPTPKSIADGALTTHLGELTFPIIQRHVTDIVTVTDAQLVDTMKFFAERMKMVVEPTGCLAAAAVLREVVPVRDARVGVIISGGNVDLKAYAGFLAS; encoded by the coding sequence ATGTCCCGCGAATTGCCCACCTATGCCGACGTCGTCGCGGCCAGTGAAAGACTGGCAGGCGCCGCGCATCGTACGCCCGTCCTGACCTCTTCCACCGCCGATGCGCGGACCGGGGCGCGGGTTTTCTTCAAGTGCGAAAACTTCCAGCGCATGGGCGCCTTCAAGTTCCGCGGCGGCTATAACGCCATCGCGCGCTTGACGCCGGCGCAGCGCGCGGCCGGGGTGCTGACGTTTTCCTCGGGCAACCACGCCCAGGCCATTGCGCTGGCCGCGCGGCTGCAGGGTGTGTCGGCGACGATCATCATGCCCTTGGACGCGCCCGCGGCGAAGCGGGCGGCCACCGAAGGCTATGGCGGAAAGGTGGTGACCTATGACCGCTACAAGGAAGACCGCGAGGCCGTGGCCACGCGCCTGCAGGCCGAGACGGGCGCGACCCTGATCCCGCCTTATGACCACGCGGACGTGATCGCGGGCCAGGGTACGGCCGCCAAGGAGTTGTTCGAGGAAGCAGGCGAACTGGACTACCTCTTCGTCTGCCTGGGCGGCGGCGGGCTGTTGTCCGGATCGCTGCTGTCGGCGGCGGCGCTCAGCCCATCCTGCAAGGTATACGGGGTGGAGCCGGAGGCCGGCAATGACGGACAGCAGTCCTTGCGGGCGGGGCGCGTGGTGCCGATCCCGACACCGAAATCGATTGCCGATGGCGCGCTGACGACCCACCTGGGGGAACTCACATTCCCCATCATCCAGAGGCACGTCACGGACATCGTCACGGTGACCGATGCACAACTGGTGGACACCATGAAGTTTTTCGCGGAGCGCATGAAGATGGTCGTCGAGCCCACCGGCTGCCTGGCCGCGGCCGCCGTCTTGCGCGAGGTGGTACCGGTGCGCGACGCCCGGGTCGGGGTCATCATCAGCGGCGGCAATGTGGATCTGAAGGCCTACGCGGGCTTCCTGGCGTCCTGA
- the ruvB gene encoding Holliday junction branch migration DNA helicase RuvB, which yields MAIQSDSLSSRPDSTRLVAPQPVSPNEESIERALRPKALREYVGQDRAREQLEIFIAAARNRGEALDHVLLFGPPGLGKTTLAHIIAHEMGVQLRQTSGPVLERPGDLAALLTNLEKNDVLFIDEIHRLSPVVEEILYPALEDFQIDILIGEGPAARSVKLDLQPFTLVGATTRAGMLTNPLRDRFGIVSRLEFYNATDLARIVTRSAALLQAAITPEGADEVARRARGTPRIANRLLRRVRDYAEVKAQGRIDAKVAGAALAMLEVDPQGLDLMDRKLLEAIVHKFDGGPVGVDSLAAAIGEERDTIEDVIEPYLIQHGYLQRTSRGRMATQTTWRHLGLAPPPGATAATGDLFDA from the coding sequence ATGGCCATCCAGTCCGACTCTCTTTCGTCCCGTCCCGATTCCACCCGCCTGGTCGCGCCGCAGCCGGTCTCGCCCAACGAGGAATCCATCGAGCGTGCCCTGCGGCCCAAGGCCCTGCGGGAATACGTCGGCCAGGACCGGGCACGCGAACAACTGGAAATCTTCATCGCCGCCGCGCGCAATCGCGGCGAAGCGCTCGACCACGTCCTGCTCTTCGGGCCACCCGGGCTGGGCAAGACCACGCTGGCGCACATCATTGCGCACGAAATGGGCGTCCAGTTGCGCCAGACCTCCGGACCCGTGCTGGAGCGCCCCGGCGATCTGGCGGCGCTGCTTACAAACCTGGAAAAGAACGACGTCCTGTTCATCGACGAGATCCATCGGCTTTCGCCCGTGGTCGAGGAAATCCTCTACCCGGCGCTGGAAGACTTCCAGATCGACATCCTGATTGGCGAAGGGCCGGCCGCGCGCAGCGTGAAGCTGGACTTGCAGCCCTTCACGCTGGTCGGCGCCACCACGCGCGCCGGCATGCTGACGAACCCGCTGCGCGACCGCTTCGGCATCGTTTCCCGGCTGGAGTTCTACAACGCCACCGACCTGGCGCGCATCGTCACGCGCAGCGCCGCCCTGCTCCAGGCCGCCATCACGCCCGAAGGCGCCGACGAAGTCGCCCGCCGCGCACGCGGCACGCCGCGCATCGCCAACCGCCTGCTGCGGCGTGTGCGCGACTATGCGGAAGTGAAGGCACAAGGCCGCATCGACGCCAAGGTTGCCGGCGCCGCGCTTGCCATGCTGGAAGTCGATCCACAGGGCCTGGACCTGATGGACCGCAAGCTGCTGGAAGCCATTGTCCACAAGTTCGACGGCGGGCCGGTCGGCGTCGACAGCCTGGCCGCGGCCATCGGCGAAGAGCGCGACACCATCGAAGACGTGATCGAGCCGTACCTGATCCAGCACGGCTATTTGCAGCGCACCTCGCGCGGCCGCATGGCGACGCAAACCACATGGCGCCATCTGGGCCTGGCGCCTCCGCCCGGCGCCACGGCCGCCACCGGCGACCTGTTCGACGCCTGA